In bacterium, a single window of DNA contains:
- a CDS encoding PD-(D/E)XK nuclease family protein, with the protein MFGDVRAAREGRPLAPVVVLVRSNLVALQLSRRLAREAGGFANVRFPTFVDLARRLAGPGDDVPTGGERVVFSSLAADLPAESFFGPVKDKAGFADTLAAAAEDARQAGLGRWNTDLNLGDRLTLFGKLFDRYRARLAEGERAYRDEYDVFSAATARAAAFADTFGAEELFVFGFYDFNELQRRLLEALSGHVRLGFYVPFGEGREFRFARATRDWLEGLGFRADVAAAGYQFGGGDEPAPAEDVKIVSAPDAEAEAREVAREALRLSREHGVRLAEMAVLYRGDETLAVLTEVFDRVLAGDDGRGRYYIYGGRLLTATRAGEGARRLLELAWHARTSPRPFGRREVVDFVETVPLKSEAAREGARLEPALWDDISAAAGVVHGRAEWAERLTRYAAACERMSPEDRRHDAADVKALAAFTEKLFTYLERFPARGSWREFADALRDVVAEYFEPSREREEVLGLARGMAAYDDLVAAPVPLKTFVETFARRLADTSVPAGRFERDGINLIKTDHARGLAFRAVFVPAAVEGAYPFRPSQDPVTLDAERAAFNELARGRWRFGLRGERLAEEPLIFRLALGSAREFLRVSYHRLDGGGRERFPSHYVLKLAAATAGTAFGAEDFDRAASAYPWFRRVGASEAPAAEDAVDEAEYWAGRARELGDGPVAAYLAAADERYASARDAAASPRTPDLTPFDGLVSSEEGRGFLAKRYGRGVVPVGASDLETLAACPRKYFFGRILRLRAWEEPEEALALPPAARGKVVHDVLRELYAAGAPSALAGAELSAEVARLTARALAALEEEGQMPRPFVVEMERRLLSRKLAAYVREDAEAGDGWEPAHFELRFGRRPAPTDDAASTENPFLLHLQDEPADGEAGATAAEVHGRIDRVDRRGDGGRALDYKTGRRGRFVESVDGGRQLQPPLYLIAYEKLFGADAASSRAGYCFPLEDGKKYKFVVSEKRPPDVAAVRRLVAALLALARDGVFVAGRDGSSRAEGACRYCEFRAVCDAGPGYLSAGKWASPGAARLAELREIK; encoded by the coding sequence TTGTTCGGCGACGTGCGCGCCGCCCGGGAAGGCCGGCCGCTGGCGCCGGTCGTCGTCCTGGTGCGCTCCAACCTGGTCGCCCTCCAGCTCTCCCGCCGGCTGGCCCGCGAGGCCGGCGGTTTCGCCAACGTCCGCTTCCCAACCTTCGTCGACCTCGCCCGACGGCTGGCGGGCCCGGGGGACGACGTGCCGACCGGCGGCGAACGGGTTGTCTTCAGCTCCCTCGCGGCCGACCTGCCCGCCGAGTCGTTCTTCGGGCCGGTGAAGGACAAGGCCGGGTTCGCGGATACGCTCGCGGCCGCGGCCGAGGACGCCCGCCAGGCCGGCCTGGGCCGCTGGAATACCGACCTCAACCTGGGCGACAGGCTGACGCTGTTCGGCAAGCTCTTCGACCGTTACCGGGCGCGGTTGGCGGAGGGCGAGCGCGCCTACCGGGACGAGTACGACGTCTTTTCGGCGGCGACGGCTCGAGCCGCGGCCTTCGCCGACACCTTCGGCGCAGAAGAGCTGTTCGTATTCGGCTTTTACGACTTCAACGAGCTGCAGCGGCGCTTGCTCGAGGCCTTGAGCGGCCACGTTCGACTGGGGTTTTACGTACCCTTCGGCGAGGGGCGGGAATTCCGCTTCGCGCGCGCCACCCGGGATTGGCTCGAGGGCTTGGGGTTTCGGGCGGACGTCGCGGCGGCTGGCTACCAGTTCGGCGGCGGCGACGAACCGGCCCCGGCGGAGGACGTGAAAATAGTCTCCGCCCCGGACGCGGAGGCCGAGGCGCGCGAAGTCGCGCGGGAAGCGCTGCGGCTCAGCCGCGAGCACGGCGTACGCCTCGCCGAGATGGCGGTCCTCTACCGCGGCGACGAGACGTTGGCCGTATTGACGGAGGTCTTCGACCGCGTCCTCGCCGGCGACGACGGCCGCGGCAGATATTACATATACGGCGGCCGGCTCCTGACGGCCACGCGCGCGGGCGAGGGCGCGCGGCGGCTGCTCGAGCTGGCGTGGCACGCGCGGACTTCCCCCCGCCCCTTCGGCCGTCGCGAGGTGGTCGATTTCGTCGAGACGGTGCCGCTCAAGTCGGAAGCGGCGCGCGAGGGCGCTCGGCTCGAGCCGGCGCTGTGGGACGATATATCCGCGGCCGCCGGCGTCGTCCACGGCCGCGCGGAGTGGGCCGAGCGGTTAACGCGCTACGCCGCGGCGTGCGAGCGGATGTCGCCGGAGGACCGACGGCACGACGCCGCGGACGTAAAAGCGCTGGCGGCCTTTACGGAAAAATTATTCACCTATTTAGAACGGTTCCCGGCCCGGGGCTCGTGGCGCGAGTTCGCGGACGCGCTTCGCGACGTCGTAGCCGAGTACTTCGAGCCGTCCCGAGAACGTGAGGAGGTCCTCGGCCTCGCCCGCGGCATGGCCGCCTACGACGACCTCGTCGCGGCGCCGGTCCCGCTGAAAACTTTCGTCGAGACCTTCGCGCGCCGCCTGGCCGATACATCCGTACCCGCGGGCCGCTTCGAACGCGACGGCATCAATTTGATAAAAACGGACCACGCGCGCGGCCTCGCTTTCCGGGCGGTCTTCGTACCGGCCGCGGTCGAGGGGGCGTACCCCTTCCGGCCGTCGCAGGACCCGGTGACGTTGGACGCCGAGCGGGCCGCGTTCAACGAGCTCGCCCGGGGGCGGTGGCGCTTCGGCCTCCGGGGCGAGCGGCTGGCGGAGGAGCCGTTGATATTCCGCCTCGCGCTCGGCTCCGCCCGGGAGTTCCTCCGCGTCTCGTACCACCGCCTGGACGGCGGAGGCCGCGAGCGTTTTCCCTCCCATTACGTTTTAAAACTCGCCGCCGCGACGGCGGGGACGGCGTTCGGCGCCGAGGACTTCGACCGCGCGGCGTCGGCCTACCCGTGGTTCCGGCGGGTGGGGGCTTCGGAGGCGCCGGCCGCGGAGGACGCCGTCGACGAGGCCGAATACTGGGCCGGCCGCGCCCGCGAGCTGGGCGACGGGCCGGTGGCGGCGTACCTGGCCGCCGCGGACGAGCGGTACGCCTCGGCTCGAGACGCGGCCGCCTCCCCCCGGACGCCGGACCTGACGCCCTTCGACGGCTTGGTATCCTCCGAGGAGGGGAGGGGTTTCCTGGCGAAGCGCTACGGCCGGGGCGTGGTGCCGGTGGGCGCGTCCGATTTGGAGACGCTGGCGGCCTGTCCCCGGAAATATTTTTTCGGGAGAATTCTGCGGCTGCGGGCGTGGGAGGAGCCGGAGGAGGCGCTCGCGCTGCCGCCCGCCGCCCGGGGCAAGGTGGTCCACGACGTCCTGCGCGAGCTTTACGCCGCGGGGGCGCCGTCCGCGCTCGCCGGCGCCGAGCTCTCGGCCGAGGTGGCGCGCCTGACGGCCCGGGCGCTCGCCGCGCTGGAAGAGGAGGGGCAGATGCCGCGGCCTTTCGTCGTCGAGATGGAGCGCCGCCTGCTCTCGCGCAAGCTCGCCGCCTACGTACGCGAGGACGCGGAGGCCGGGGACGGCTGGGAGCCGGCCCACTTCGAGCTGCGGTTCGGCCGGCGGCCCGCGCCGACCGACGACGCGGCGTCCACCGAGAACCCTTTCCTTCTACATTTGCAGGATGAACCGGCGGACGGCGAGGCCGGGGCGACGGCGGCCGAGGTCCACGGCCGCATCGACCGCGTCGACCGCCGCGGCGACGGAGGCCGGGCGCTGGACTACAAGACGGGCCGGCGCGGCCGCTTCGTGGAGAGCGTCGACGGCGGCCGCCAGCTGCAGCCGCCGCTGTACCTTATAGCCTACGAGAAGCTGTTCGGCGCGGACGCCGCTTCGTCGCGGGCCGGATACTGCTTCCCCCTCGAGGACGGCAAGAAGTACAAATTCGTCGTCTCCGAAAAACGACCTCCGGACGTGGCGGCGGTCCGCCGCCTGGTCGCGGCCTTGCTGGCGTTGGCCCGCGACGGCGTATTCGTCGCCGGCCGCGACGGCTCGAGCCGAGCCGAGGGCGCCTGTCGGTATTGCGAATTCCGGGCCGTGTGCGACGCGGGCCCGGGCTACCTGAGCGCCGGGAAGTGGGCGTCGCCCGGGGCGGCGCGGCTGGCCGAACTCAGGGAAATTAAATAG